Proteins encoded by one window of Yersinia massiliensis:
- a CDS encoding methionine ABC transporter permease encodes MSSGMSWQDLLALVTNATGETIYMVVIATFFTVLIGLPLGVLLFVSRPEGVLPAPRLNTLIGTIVNLGRSMPFVVLLIALIPITRWIIGTTLGSTAAIVPITLGAIPFFARVVEAALDEVDKGRIEAILSMGGSARHVIQKVLLPEALPALLAGITLTVVMLVGFSSMAGVIGGGGLGDLAIRYGYQRFNNEVMVATLIILVILVQGVQSLGDKWVRSLAHRR; translated from the coding sequence ATGAGCAGCGGCATGAGTTGGCAGGACCTGCTGGCATTGGTGACGAATGCCACCGGTGAAACGATTTATATGGTGGTGATCGCCACCTTTTTTACTGTTTTGATTGGGCTACCGCTTGGGGTGTTGTTATTTGTTTCGCGCCCTGAAGGTGTGCTCCCAGCACCACGGTTGAATACGTTGATCGGTACCATTGTCAATCTGGGCCGATCAATGCCCTTCGTGGTGCTGCTGATTGCTTTAATTCCGATTACACGTTGGATTATCGGCACCACATTGGGCAGCACTGCGGCGATAGTCCCTATCACGTTGGGGGCTATTCCCTTTTTTGCTCGTGTCGTGGAAGCAGCGTTAGATGAAGTGGACAAAGGGCGGATTGAAGCCATTTTATCGATGGGTGGTTCAGCCAGACATGTGATTCAGAAAGTGTTGTTGCCGGAAGCCTTGCCGGCATTATTGGCCGGCATTACCTTAACCGTTGTGATGCTGGTGGGCTTCTCCTCCATGGCGGGCGTGATCGGCGGTGGCGGGCTAGGTGATTTGGCGATTCGTTATGGTTATCAAAGATTCAATAATGAAGTGATGGTTGCCACACTCATTATATTGGTAATTTTGGTGCAAGGCGTGCAAAGCCTCGGCGATAAATGGGTGAGGTCGCTGGCACATCGGCGCTAA
- a CDS encoding ligand-gated channel protein — MLFRKTKSAALVIAAICSSQAYAAETNNKTATTTTDTMVVTATGFQQRIQDSAASISVVTREQIENKAYRDITDALQDVPGVVVTGGGSHSDISIRGMSAKYTLILVDGKRVDTRGTRPNSDGSGIEQGWLPPLAAIERIEVVRGPMSSLYGSDAMGGVINVITRKVGKEWHGTVRADATLQEDSKSGDIFQTNAYASGPLIDGLLGLKVSGLLSHRSEDKIVDGYNEQRLRNGAATFTLTPDDQNEFDFDIGHYVQDRNSTAGRSIPIASTSSDVQYDRNNYAITHHGYYDFGNSTSYVQRDETRNPSRNMKSVDNVFNTQTSFLLDNHTLILGGQYRYEELNDKGNQLASAKDLTKLTRWSWALFAEDEWQMTNDFALTGGVRMDQDENYGTHWTPRLYGVWHLAEQWTLKGGVSGGYRSPDLRQATENWGQITGGRGDPAIIIGNANLKPERSISQEIGILWDDQEGMNAGLTLFNTDFKDKITEVRRCTDSTGNASGQCMINGTAYKFISDRTNVDKAITRGVEATFDWEINKAWSVTSNYTFTQSEQKSGQFSGQPLNQMPKHMLNGTLNWQTSEELATWIRANYRGKTSEYLNRTSIGASTPSYTFVDLGANYQLTKEFRLMGGVYNVLDKRVNVEVNDKVLDGRRYMIGASYDF, encoded by the coding sequence ATGCTTTTTAGGAAAACAAAATCTGCGGCACTGGTGATAGCTGCAATTTGCTCGTCTCAGGCCTATGCTGCCGAAACGAATAATAAGACCGCAACGACCACGACAGATACGATGGTGGTCACGGCAACAGGCTTCCAACAACGTATTCAAGACTCTGCGGCCTCTATTTCAGTGGTGACCCGCGAGCAAATTGAGAATAAGGCGTATCGCGATATTACCGATGCACTGCAAGACGTCCCTGGCGTCGTTGTCACAGGTGGCGGGAGCCACAGTGATATCAGTATTCGTGGGATGTCGGCAAAATACACATTGATTCTGGTAGATGGCAAACGCGTTGATACTCGCGGCACTCGACCAAATAGTGATGGCTCCGGTATTGAACAAGGCTGGCTGCCTCCTTTAGCCGCTATCGAACGTATCGAAGTGGTGCGTGGCCCAATGTCATCGTTATATGGCTCGGACGCGATGGGCGGGGTGATTAACGTCATTACCCGTAAAGTCGGTAAAGAATGGCATGGAACAGTCCGCGCTGATGCCACGTTGCAGGAAGATTCCAAATCTGGCGATATATTCCAGACCAATGCTTACGCTTCCGGCCCATTAATCGATGGCTTATTGGGGCTAAAAGTCAGCGGCCTGCTTTCTCATCGTAGCGAAGATAAAATCGTCGACGGTTATAATGAACAGCGCCTAAGAAATGGTGCAGCGACATTTACTTTAACGCCAGATGATCAAAACGAATTTGATTTTGATATCGGCCATTATGTACAAGACCGAAACTCCACTGCGGGACGTTCAATTCCCATAGCGAGTACGAGCAGTGATGTGCAATATGATCGCAATAATTATGCGATTACTCACCACGGTTATTATGACTTTGGTAATTCCACCAGTTATGTTCAACGCGATGAAACGCGAAATCCATCTCGCAATATGAAAAGCGTGGATAATGTCTTTAATACTCAAACATCATTCTTATTGGATAATCACACCCTGATTCTGGGCGGACAATATCGCTATGAAGAATTGAATGACAAGGGTAACCAATTAGCTTCAGCCAAAGATTTGACCAAATTAACCCGTTGGAGTTGGGCGTTATTTGCTGAGGATGAATGGCAGATGACCAACGACTTCGCCCTAACGGGTGGTGTACGTATGGATCAGGATGAAAACTACGGAACACATTGGACGCCACGTTTATACGGTGTTTGGCATTTAGCCGAGCAGTGGACATTAAAAGGTGGGGTATCGGGGGGGTATCGTTCACCTGATTTGCGTCAAGCCACAGAAAACTGGGGGCAAATCACCGGTGGTCGTGGCGATCCGGCGATCATTATTGGTAATGCTAACCTGAAACCAGAAAGAAGTATCAGCCAGGAAATTGGTATTCTCTGGGATGATCAGGAAGGTATGAATGCGGGCCTGACGCTATTTAATACTGATTTTAAAGATAAAATTACTGAGGTTCGCCGTTGTACTGACAGCACTGGTAATGCATCTGGTCAATGTATGATTAATGGCACTGCTTATAAATTTATCAGTGACCGTACCAACGTGGATAAAGCCATCACTCGTGGTGTAGAAGCTACATTTGATTGGGAAATCAACAAAGCGTGGTCAGTAACCTCCAACTATACCTTCACGCAATCTGAGCAGAAAAGTGGTCAATTCTCCGGTCAGCCGCTGAATCAAATGCCTAAGCACATGCTGAATGGCACACTGAACTGGCAGACAAGTGAAGAACTGGCGACGTGGATCCGTGCTAATTATCGAGGCAAAACCTCCGAATACCTCAACCGCACCAGTATTGGCGCAAGTACGCCGTCCTATACCTTTGTGGATTTGGGGGCTAACTATCAGCTAACGAAAGAATTCCGCTTGATGGGGGGCGTCTATAACGTGTTGGATAAGCGCGTCAATGTCGAAGTTAACGATAAAGTACTCGACGGCCGCCGTTACATGATTGGTGCAAGTTACGATTTCTAA
- a CDS encoding trans-sulfuration enzyme family protein encodes MAKFDTLTVHAGYTPDSTGAVMPAIYATSTFAQPAPGEHTGYEYSRSGNPTRTALEQAIAELEGGIRGYAFASGLAACSTVLELLDQGSHIIAVDDLYGGTYRLLEKVRSRTAGLRVTYVSPADTIALEQAILPETKMIWVETPTNPLLKLADLSAIAAIAKKHQLISVADNTFASPYIQRPLDLGFDIVVHSATKYLNGHSDVVAGVAAVGQNPELAEQLGFLHNAVGGILDPFSSFLTLRGLRTLALRMARHNHSAQRIAEWLEQQPQVENVYYPGLKSHPQHALATKQMAGFGGMISVRLKGDDSYARAVIKRSHLFTLAESLGGVESLISQPYSMTHASIPLETRLKHGITPQLLRLSVGIEDTEDLIADLSQALNG; translated from the coding sequence ATGGCAAAATTCGACACCTTAACCGTTCACGCCGGTTATACCCCTGACAGCACTGGCGCAGTGATGCCGGCGATTTACGCAACATCCACTTTTGCGCAACCTGCGCCCGGTGAACATACTGGCTATGAATACTCGCGCAGTGGCAACCCCACACGTACTGCGCTGGAACAGGCTATCGCAGAGCTGGAAGGCGGCATACGTGGCTACGCATTCGCGTCTGGTTTAGCCGCCTGTTCAACTGTGCTCGAGCTGCTGGATCAAGGTAGCCATATCATTGCCGTTGATGATTTATACGGTGGCACATACCGCCTATTAGAAAAGGTGCGCAGCCGCACCGCCGGTTTGCGGGTCACCTATGTTTCCCCTGCGGATACCATCGCGCTAGAACAAGCGATCCTGCCCGAAACCAAAATGATCTGGGTTGAAACACCGACTAACCCGTTGCTAAAACTGGCGGATCTGTCTGCCATTGCAGCGATCGCCAAAAAACACCAACTGATTAGTGTGGCGGATAATACTTTCGCCTCCCCTTACATTCAGCGTCCGTTGGATCTGGGTTTTGATATTGTGGTGCACTCCGCCACTAAATACCTCAATGGCCACTCTGATGTGGTCGCCGGTGTCGCTGCGGTAGGTCAAAATCCTGAATTGGCCGAGCAATTGGGCTTTTTACATAATGCAGTCGGGGGGATTTTAGATCCCTTCAGCAGCTTTTTGACCTTACGTGGGTTACGGACTTTAGCCTTGCGGATGGCACGACATAACCACAGTGCGCAACGTATCGCAGAATGGTTGGAGCAACAGCCACAAGTAGAAAACGTCTATTATCCGGGGCTGAAAAGCCACCCTCAACATGCGCTGGCCACCAAACAAATGGCGGGGTTCGGTGGCATGATATCGGTGCGGCTAAAAGGTGATGATAGCTATGCCCGCGCAGTGATTAAGCGTTCACATTTGTTTACCTTGGCAGAAAGCCTCGGTGGCGTGGAGAGTTTAATCAGCCAGCCCTACAGCATGACTCATGCCTCAATCCCGTTAGAGACACGGTTAAAGCACGGTATCACGCCACAGTTACTGCGCTTATCAGTGGGTATTGAGGATACTGAAGACTTGATTGCCGATTTGTCACAGGCATTAAACGGTTAG
- a CDS encoding isopenicillin N synthase family dioxygenase, giving the protein MSHQNLSHPSLVSHPPFVAPSAANVASTHSLPLLDLALLNGSETDRQAFLADLRHAARDIGFFYLTGHGIDPTLLEQIQTLSRQFFALPDEEKLAVAMVNSPHFRGYNRAAAELTRGQPDWREQFDIGAERTPLPQTLETPRWAQLQGPNQWPAALPELKPALLQWQREMTGMALRLLRAFALALDLDENAFDELYGDKPNEHIKLIRYPGRETTQSGQGVGAHKDSGFLSFLLQDKQRGLQVEVEEGRWIDAVPQPGTFVVNIGELLELASNGYLRATVHRVETPPAGTDRLSIAFFLGARLDAVVPLYQLPAAIAAEARGPASDPQNPLFRDVGLNYLKGRLRSHPDVASRHYPGVIASSETTSTTY; this is encoded by the coding sequence ATGAGCCACCAAAATTTAAGCCATCCATCCTTAGTTAGTCACCCTCCATTCGTTGCGCCATCTGCCGCGAATGTCGCCTCTACACACTCGTTACCTTTATTGGATCTCGCATTGCTCAATGGCAGTGAAACAGATCGCCAGGCTTTTTTAGCCGACTTACGCCATGCGGCACGGGATATTGGTTTTTTCTATCTCACTGGACATGGTATCGACCCCACGTTATTAGAACAAATTCAAACACTGTCACGTCAATTCTTCGCGCTACCTGATGAAGAGAAACTGGCGGTTGCTATGGTGAATTCACCTCATTTTCGTGGCTATAACCGCGCCGCCGCCGAGCTCACTCGTGGTCAACCTGATTGGCGCGAGCAGTTTGATATTGGTGCGGAAAGAACCCCCTTACCACAAACATTAGAGACGCCACGTTGGGCGCAACTGCAAGGCCCGAATCAATGGCCAGCGGCATTGCCTGAGTTGAAACCCGCGTTACTGCAATGGCAGCGTGAAATGACGGGTATGGCGCTGCGCTTATTACGTGCATTCGCACTGGCATTGGATCTGGATGAAAACGCCTTCGATGAACTGTATGGCGATAAACCTAACGAGCATATCAAACTGATTCGTTATCCAGGGCGCGAAACGACCCAAAGCGGGCAGGGCGTTGGTGCTCACAAAGACTCCGGCTTCCTGAGCTTCTTACTGCAAGACAAACAGCGTGGTTTACAGGTTGAAGTGGAAGAAGGCCGTTGGATTGATGCGGTACCCCAACCAGGCACTTTTGTGGTCAATATCGGCGAGCTGCTTGAACTGGCCAGTAACGGTTACTTACGCGCCACAGTGCATCGAGTGGAAACACCGCCAGCCGGTACTGACCGCCTGTCTATCGCCTTTTTCCTCGGCGCGCGTTTGGATGCGGTGGTGCCCTTGTACCAATTGCCCGCAGCAATCGCCGCAGAGGCACGTGGCCCAGCCAGCGACCCACAAAATCCCCTGTTCCGTGATGTAGGGCTAAATTATCTCAAAGGACGACTACGGTCGCATCCTGATGTCGCGAGTCGTCATTACCCTGGTGTGATTGCCTCATCAGAAACTACTAGCACAACTTATTGA
- a CDS encoding DUF4258 domain-containing protein yields MESNTPSHYQGIAIREFPLSAISARKIVNDLAVNSTSRIRLSTHAKQRMSERRVTLRQIMSVFTSKHSRFTEAPHLTAAGDWKFNLQGIAAGDMIEVVTVLKRHEDDPALFVITVMIK; encoded by the coding sequence ATGGAATCGAATACACCTTCGCATTATCAGGGAATTGCTATCAGAGAATTTCCGCTTAGTGCCATTTCAGCACGTAAAATAGTGAATGATTTGGCAGTAAATAGCACTAGCCGCATTCGGTTAAGTACACATGCGAAACAAAGGATGTCTGAACGGCGTGTCACGTTACGACAGATTATGTCTGTTTTTACCAGTAAACACAGTCGTTTTACCGAAGCTCCGCACCTCACTGCGGCTGGCGATTGGAAATTTAATCTACAAGGTATCGCAGCAGGGGACATGATTGAGGTTGTGACGGTATTGAAGCGGCATGAGGATGATCCTGCCTTGTTTGTTATCACGGTTATGATTAAGTAG
- a CDS encoding glutathione S-transferase, whose protein sequence is MVTVWGRNNSTNVKKVLWCLEELNVSYERIDVGGQYGKLNEPLYRSLNPNGLIPCLQEEDFILWESNTIVRYLAAKYGEDTLYLSDTRARASAEKWMDWVTSGMSVPFKAAFIGLVRTPPDQQDKAKIAEGVEQLNALMTIADSAIKDQPYFSGDKFGIGDIPLGCFAYAWFNMPIVRPELPHLQRWYHSLTQRAAFQKVIAIGIS, encoded by the coding sequence ATGGTCACTGTATGGGGTCGGAACAATTCGACCAATGTCAAAAAAGTGCTTTGGTGTTTAGAAGAATTGAACGTCAGCTACGAGCGTATTGATGTCGGTGGCCAATATGGCAAGTTGAATGAACCCCTTTACCGCTCATTAAACCCAAATGGCTTGATTCCTTGCCTACAAGAGGAGGATTTCATCCTGTGGGAATCCAATACCATCGTGCGCTATTTAGCCGCTAAATATGGGGAAGACACCTTGTATCTGTCTGACACACGTGCGCGGGCCAGTGCTGAAAAGTGGATGGATTGGGTCACCTCAGGCATGAGTGTTCCGTTTAAAGCAGCATTTATCGGTTTAGTGCGAACGCCGCCAGATCAGCAAGATAAAGCCAAAATTGCTGAAGGTGTTGAGCAGCTGAATGCATTAATGACCATTGCTGACAGCGCCATCAAGGATCAACCTTACTTTTCTGGGGATAAATTCGGTATCGGTGATATTCCGCTCGGGTGTTTTGCATACGCTTGGTTCAATATGCCGATCGTTCGCCCCGAACTGCCGCATTTGCAACGCTGGTATCACAGCCTGACACAAAGAGCCGCATTCCAGAAAGTGATTGCGATTGGCATCAGTTGA
- a CDS encoding HAD family hydrolase — MDLALFDLDETLISDDSSGLWMRWLVDKGHAPIELAEQEQYLMKQYYRGELSMSCYMESTLSPLVGRQTAEVASWVERFIESDILPRIYPQAQKLLDWHRQRGDYIVIISATGEHLVTPIAQHFSANAALAIGVSVEDERYTGKTYGTLTYREGKVERLKQWLSASPELAFQHSYGYSDSINDKPLLEYVDHAAVINPGNELVDLAILHDWDIHHWPRAKIDNISCQ, encoded by the coding sequence ATGGATTTGGCCTTGTTTGATCTTGATGAGACGCTAATCAGCGACGATAGCTCCGGCCTATGGATGCGCTGGCTGGTCGATAAAGGGCATGCCCCCATCGAACTGGCAGAACAAGAGCAGTATTTAATGAAGCAGTATTATCGTGGGGAGTTGTCGATGTCCTGTTATATGGAATCGACTTTATCTCCATTGGTGGGACGGCAGACGGCTGAAGTAGCAAGCTGGGTTGAGCGTTTTATTGAAAGCGATATTCTGCCGCGCATTTATCCGCAAGCTCAAAAACTGCTCGATTGGCACCGCCAACGGGGCGATTACATCGTGATCATCTCAGCGACTGGTGAGCATTTGGTGACGCCCATCGCGCAGCATTTCTCTGCCAATGCGGCACTCGCTATCGGTGTTTCAGTGGAAGATGAACGCTATACCGGCAAAACCTACGGCACCTTGACTTATCGCGAAGGTAAAGTCGAAAGGTTAAAACAATGGTTATCGGCATCGCCCGAGCTCGCCTTCCAACACTCCTATGGCTACAGCGATTCGATTAATGATAAGCCGTTATTGGAATATGTCGATCATGCCGCCGTCATTAACCCCGGTAATGAATTGGTGGATTTGGCGATTCTACATGATTGGGATATTCACCATTGGCCGCGCGCAAAAATAGATAATATTTCATGTCAATAG
- a CDS encoding helix-turn-helix domain-containing protein, translating to MYHYTESGLTTVWLANGYHCEFIDGERFTSIDDVDGLHRLIGKILVNRCSPLAADDIRFIRIEMNMSQKNLAALLGVDVQTVARWEKGQSSLPRTADVSLRALYVESIDEASEVGHFLRILADSEALQSMEKLIFEEREHRWQRAV from the coding sequence ATGTATCACTACACGGAAAGTGGTTTAACGACAGTGTGGCTGGCTAATGGTTATCATTGTGAATTTATTGATGGTGAGCGATTTACCAGTATTGATGATGTTGATGGCCTTCATCGTTTGATTGGCAAGATACTCGTTAACCGCTGTAGCCCATTAGCCGCTGATGACATTCGATTTATACGCATTGAAATGAATATGTCTCAAAAAAATCTTGCGGCATTACTCGGGGTTGATGTTCAAACCGTTGCTCGTTGGGAGAAGGGGCAAAGCAGCTTACCTCGGACGGCGGATGTCTCTTTACGTGCTCTTTATGTGGAGTCTATTGATGAGGCCAGTGAGGTAGGGCACTTCTTACGGATACTGGCGGACTCTGAAGCTTTGCAATCCATGGAAAAACTGATTTTTGAAGAACGTGAGCACCGATGGCAAAGAGCTGTTTAA
- a CDS encoding MetQ/NlpA family ABC transporter substrate-binding protein: MTTTRISGLVRTALFTALASTFALSAQAADALRVAADPVPHAEILQFVQKLDPSLNLKVIEIPNGVNSNELLAHGDVDANYFQHVPYLHSQEQALGQKFAVAATVHIEPLGVYSHKHKTFAEVPEKGTVAVPNNVTNLSRALYLLQQQGLITLKPGFTDPAKNQATPKDIASNPKQLKILEIESPQIPRSLDDVDLAVINGNYALEAGLNPAKDALGLEKAAGNPYANILVTTPALAKDPRIIQLAKDLQSPEVAKFITEKYAGSVIPVAGNKS, encoded by the coding sequence ATGACAACAACACGTATTTCAGGTTTGGTTCGTACAGCTTTGTTCACCGCACTGGCATCGACTTTTGCTTTATCAGCACAAGCTGCTGACGCATTGCGCGTTGCCGCAGATCCGGTTCCTCATGCGGAAATTCTGCAATTTGTCCAAAAGCTCGACCCATCACTGAATCTAAAAGTGATTGAGATTCCGAATGGTGTTAACTCAAATGAATTGTTGGCCCACGGTGATGTTGACGCCAACTACTTCCAGCATGTTCCTTATTTGCACTCGCAAGAGCAGGCACTGGGGCAGAAGTTTGCTGTCGCCGCAACAGTGCATATCGAGCCGCTGGGGGTGTATTCCCACAAACACAAAACGTTCGCAGAGGTGCCGGAAAAAGGGACGGTAGCGGTGCCGAATAACGTCACTAATCTTAGCCGTGCACTCTATTTATTGCAGCAGCAGGGATTGATCACACTCAAACCGGGCTTTACTGATCCGGCTAAGAATCAGGCGACGCCGAAGGATATTGCGAGTAATCCCAAACAGCTGAAAATTCTGGAAATCGAATCACCACAAATCCCGCGTTCTTTGGATGATGTTGATTTAGCGGTGATTAATGGCAACTACGCATTAGAAGCAGGTCTGAATCCGGCAAAAGATGCTTTGGGGTTGGAAAAAGCGGCGGGTAACCCTTACGCCAATATTCTGGTGACCACGCCAGCGTTGGCAAAGGACCCACGCATCATTCAATTGGCGAAAGATTTGCAATCACCGGAAGTGGCGAAATTTATCACTGAAAAATACGCCGGTTCTGTTATTCCAGTGGCAGGCAATAAATCATGA
- a CDS encoding methionine ABC transporter ATP-binding protein, which yields MISIERLSKTYPQGGLLMVALTEVSLAIPTGSVFGIIGRSGAGKSTLIRCLNLLERPTSGRIQVDGRELTTLTDRELRLQRQKIGMIFQNFHLLHSRNVSDNIAVGLEIIGMPKLQRQQRVAELLDLVGLSDKALAFPSQLSGGQKQRVGIARALAAKPAYLLSDEATSALDPETTASILALLRDINRQLGLTIVLITHELDVVKSICDHAALLERGRVVETGVIADLLASPDSRLGRSLLPTRGPASVSGTPVAELTFFDTLAASPVLSELAQQHAVGVTLLGGGVESIGGHRVGRLQVDFSHPDGGLNLAEILQFLNERGVRAELI from the coding sequence ATGATTAGCATCGAACGCCTGAGTAAAACCTATCCGCAAGGTGGGCTGCTAATGGTGGCCCTGACGGAGGTGTCGCTCGCGATCCCCACCGGCTCGGTGTTCGGTATTATTGGCCGCAGCGGAGCGGGCAAAAGCACCTTAATCCGTTGTTTGAATCTCTTGGAGCGGCCCACTTCGGGCCGTATTCAGGTGGATGGTCGTGAGTTAACTACCCTGACTGATCGTGAGCTACGTTTACAACGGCAGAAGATTGGCATGATTTTCCAGAATTTTCATTTGCTGCATTCGCGCAATGTGTCGGACAACATCGCGGTCGGCTTGGAAATCATTGGTATGCCAAAGCTGCAACGTCAACAACGTGTCGCAGAGCTATTGGATTTAGTCGGACTGAGTGATAAAGCCCTGGCTTTTCCGTCACAGTTATCCGGTGGGCAAAAACAGCGAGTGGGCATTGCGAGGGCGCTGGCGGCGAAACCGGCTTACTTATTATCTGATGAAGCCACCAGTGCATTGGACCCCGAAACAACGGCCTCAATATTAGCGTTACTGCGTGATATCAATCGCCAACTGGGGTTGACCATTGTGCTAATTACTCATGAATTGGATGTGGTGAAGTCTATTTGTGATCACGCGGCACTGCTTGAGCGTGGCCGCGTCGTGGAGACGGGCGTGATTGCGGATTTACTCGCGTCGCCTGATTCGCGTTTGGGGCGTTCATTATTACCGACACGGGGGCCAGCGTCGGTATCAGGCACCCCCGTTGCGGAGTTAACCTTCTTTGATACTTTAGCGGCCTCGCCAGTGCTGAGTGAGTTAGCGCAGCAGCATGCAGTGGGGGTCACATTGTTGGGAGGTGGGGTGGAGTCTATTGGTGGCCATCGGGTTGGGCGTTTACAAGTTGATTTCAGCCACCCAGACGGCGGGTTAAATTTGGCTGAGATATTACAGTTTCTTAATGAGCGTGGCGTGAGGGCGGAACTGATATGA